The genome window CAAAAAACTATTTTGGGGCCAACAGATTATTAAAAAATCTTAGGACACCCTCTTTATGAATTATACAGCACATTGGAAACTGTAGCCACTGGAGCAAGGTCTCAATACAAAGAAGCATACTACAAGATGACTTGCTATATCATGTACCCTCATTTCCACATTCATAGACAGAAACATGTCCTCAAGTGGCATGTTTGTATCCAGAAGTGCAGTCAACCAACAAAGAGGCCTTTTCACACTTAAAATAATTAACCCTTGGTTATTCTAAACCCTGGGTTAATGGAATCCTGGGTCATCTGTTTCAagtttcacactgttcatacttgaccaggggttaagagataaccctgggtattcataatctgacatttcacactgtgcattcctaaaccctgggtcaggagtctccaaccATGCTCCTACACACTTGTCtttaattatcaagcaaccttGAACACcttaattagctgcttcagctgtgtttaattatggtcataacattttaaccctgcttcgtttctttaaggtactaatatgcactttttggtatcAATGCGTGTCCCTTTTTATATGAaatctttaggtacaaaggtgtattTTTTGAAGGAGTACACTCCAGAGACAGCCAGGAACCATTTATAAGTAGAATGAACTGGAGATTAAAATTCCAGTTATGTGTTAGAAATATATGTGTTGCACTGCAAAAGAAATGATGCTGCAGGAAAAACCGTCAAAACGTTTTAAATTTTAAGAGTgtttatcattttaataaaaatggctGTGCCACTGTACAATTATTTATAAGACCAGTGTatgcatttctgtttttttaccaaTTATTTGTTAAGCTGTGTTTTCAGTAAGAGGTGTGTGCTGACAGCTTTTCTTTCAAAATCATTTTGTAAAGCTATAAGCTGTATTATTGAATGCAGTATTCACGTAGTAAAGAGAACAAGAATGCATTACCCATTATGTAACTGACACATGATCTGAAttcagatggatggatagatttgTTGACATGAGTTATAAAGATCAATGTAGGACAGTTTGTACACAATAATTTGTTATTCTATTCAgagattaaaaaattattaaagagatTTAGAAAAAGGGaagaaaaaaacacttaaacCAGACTAAGGTGGTCTACCAAGCTGGTCCCTCATACAAGTTTCAGCAGGTTAAGAATGTGTTTGATCTTTTGActaaatgtcaaataaacattcatTACAGATTATTGACAGAGAAAAAGTGAAATTGAAGTCTTTGTGAGGTTACGTGTCTAAAATGTGATTGACAAAGAGAATAAACAATAAGCTTGTCATgggtatgtgtatgtgtgcagaGAGAGAATTCAGCATTCAGACTGTGGACTCTTAGTAAACAGATATAGTTAGTCATTAACATACTTTAAACATAACATCCTCCATTTCGgtttcttatttttctgaatgtaagtaaataataataataatatgtgaagtttaGTTAAGTCATGAAGTCATGATATATTGATCGACTGATGGATTCAGCTCAACATTTGGATGATATTAATGTAATCCCTAATGAAATTCCAAATCTGATTGATCGTAGCTGCTGTTTGTACAGTGCAATGTTTGTTGGAGTTCAGTTAACTTGCTTTATAGACTCTTCATGCTGTGCTGGCTAGTTGGATTATTGACAAAGCAGAGGCAGATTAAAGTTAAAatcctttaaatgttttgtattcATGTGTTTTCCAGTAAAGTTGTTATTTGAGGACAAATCAGACCCCTAGCTGTCCCTGTTAAACAGTTTGGAATACGGTAAGAATGATTTTTGTGTTATAGTTTTTTAGACAgagtttaaatgtaaataataaactCTTATTggtgttacattttttattgttgttcttacaatgcatttttgaaaatattaaattgacaaacaaaattattaCTACCAGGTTTTTTACCACATTTCTAATTTCTAGTCTATTTTGTGATACAACAGAAGATTAAAGCCTCAATAATATTTACCAATGGGTTTTACTTAAATTAACATAATTATATTTTGAACCAAGcttaaagcttaattaaattggGTTTTACGGAACCCTGATCATAAAGACCGTTCTATCACACATCCATACTAAAATGGGAGATTTTCAGTCTTGTTGTATTCACAGAATCTATTGCCATGATGAGGAACCTATTCCTTTATATTTCATTACTGGTTATATTTTGCGCGGACAGGGCACTCTGCAAGTCAGGTGAGGTCACACCTCTAGAGTAAGCTTATTTAGATTATGAATTGTTTTAAAAGTGAATGAATCAATGCTTTAATCCTCGAAACAATCTGATGTATCCTGCGGGTCTGTTTTTGGCCAGTGTTTTCTAGCAGCCCTAAAGCACACATGCTTTTGCGTTCAAGAAGAGCAAACACTTTCATGGAGGAGTTTAAAGCCCCATCACTGGAACGTGAGTGCAAAGAGGAAGTCTGTGATTTCGAAGAGGCGAGGGAAATCTTTAACACCAGAGAGGCAACGGTTGGTCATTTTACCATTTAAACGTATAGTTTAATTTCGAAATTATTTTGCGCTAATTGATCTTTTCCACTCGCAGATGGAATTCTGGACAGTGTACTTAGGTTAGTCTCATCTGGTTGGTAAAATATCTTTGTAAGTCATCATAACCAACACTCATTTATATGTGTTATGCGCTCTTAGATGGAAACCAGTGCGACTCGCATCCATGTGTTAATGGGAAGTGTGTGGACCTGTTTCAGGATTACTCTTGCATCTGTAGTCCTGGGTTTGAGGGGAGACGCTGTGACCTGCGTGAgctatttttttactttcatgtAGCTCCATGCACaagtagctcaattggtagagcattgcatttgcTGTGCAAAAGTTAGGACCTTGatttccagggaacacacataaatgCATACTCGTGTGTGCAAAATGTGTGGTGTAAACTATACAgagcattattttatttaatctaGGTTTTTTGAGTTGAGTAGTCAACTACAAATTACTGgtgaaacattacattttgaCAGATTTTTGCTGTGCCTGATTTGGGACGTAAAGGTCAGGGTGTATAAATCTCTTTACAGCTTTCTGTTTATTTGTCCTCAGGTAGCACAGCCACTAACTGCTCTGTGAACAATGGGGACTGTGATCATGATTGCCGTAAGACTGAGGATGGTCTCGGTCGCATTTGCAGTTGTATTAAAGGATACCAACTACAAGACAATGCTAGAAATTGTGCCCCCAAAAGTATGTTTATGTCAACACACACATTTTATATAATGCAGTTTAACAAAATACATAGCCTACAGTATACACATGGTAAGCACATTTATTTGCAACAGATTTTTTATGGTCTTCGTGAATCTATTTCATTTACAGATGAGGCTTCATGTGGGCAGATTCTGATTACAAAATCACCCTACCCTAAACAGCAAGTGAAAGGGGTACAGCTTTGTTTTCTAGGTACAGTTAGTAAAAAGGGAGAGAGTCCCTGGCAGGTATTTacttatattttctttaaacatagtttgaACAGTTATCAACTCACCTAGAGACatatttttgataattatgcAATTTATAATTTCACAGGTCCTTATATTAAATCATTTGGGCAAGTTTCACTGTGGTGGAGTTCTGATTGATGAAAACTGGGTTCTCACTGCTGCTCACTGCCTAGAGACAAGCTCACGTTTCAGGGTTAGACTGGGTACCTATCTTTGTGAAACACAATCCTTTGACAGTGTTATCCTCTATGTCCCCTCTTAAGTTCACATTAAGCTTATGATGCTTACAGTGCCAAACAGCCATGcttgcactttaaaaaatgctgggaaatttttgtttgggtcaaaaaggggcATATTCAACCTGcaggttaaattaacccattAAATGTCAATAATGTATTTGACCCaacagtagtagtagtagtagtagtagtagttttTTATTGTCATTCTGTACATGTTGACACATGAGAACGAAATATGTACTCAGGACCAGCAGCgtaataaagttaacatagtatgTACATTAACTAattaaatcacaatttaatagactaaaattattttaaaataacaacTTAATAGGATATCAATAACTAAAAGTGCACCTTCTGtaataaataatcaaattaaTCATCAAGTTAAAAATTTAAAAGCAATCCCTAGGGCAATACGTTTGTAAGTCTCACAGCTTCTGGGAAGAAGCTACATTTCAGTCTTTTTGTCCTGGTTTTAACACTTCTTAGCCTCCTGCCCGAGGGGAGTGGATCAAAAAGttaacaatgggttaaaacaacccagcttaGGTTAAACTACAACTCAACAGGCTGGGTTTATCTCTTTTTGACCAAatactgggttgaaaatagccCAGCATTTTGGTTGTGTATATACAGGTGCTGCGTGGTAatataattagaatataatcaaaaagttgatttatttcactaattccattcaaaaaaatgaaacttgtataatttattcattcattacacacagactgatatatttcaaatgtttatttattttactttgatgattataactgacaacaaaggaaaatcccaaaatcagtatctcagaaaatttgaatattgtgaaaatgttcaatattgaagacacctggtgccacactctaatcagctaattacctcaaaacacctgcaaaggcctttaaatgggctctcagtctagttctgtaggctacacaatcatggggaagactgctgacttAACATTTGTCCAAAAGACGCCCcttgacaccttgcacaaggagAGCAAGACAtaaaaggtcattgcaaaagaggctggctgttcacagcgttctgtgtccaagcacattaatagagaggcgaagggaaggaaaacaTGTAGTAgaaaaaaagtgtacaagcaatagggataaccGCACCTTGGAGAGGACTGTGAAATAGAACCCATTCGAAAATGTGGGGGAGATTCACGGGGAATGGACCGCACCTGGAGTCGGTTCTTCAGGAACTACTTCACACAGACGTGTGCGAGACCTGGGTTTTAGCTGTCGCATTCCTTGTGTCAAGCCACTCTTGAACGGCGGACAGCATCGGAGGCGTCTCACTTCTGGGCTGCTGCTCAGTGGTTCAGGGTTGTGTTCTCTTTTGAAAGTAGATTTGGCATTTCCTTTGGAAATCGGGGTCTCAGGCCACATTGCTTGAGGTGCAGTGTAAAGTTTccacagtcagtgatggtttggggtgccaTGTTATCTGCTGGTGTTGGTTCACTGTGCTTTCTGAGGTCCAAGGTCAACGCAGCCGTATACCAGGAAGTTTTAGAGTACTTCATGCTTCCTGCTGCTGACCAACtttatggagatgcagatttcaGGACTTGGTacctgcacacagtgccaaagctatcagtacctggtttaaggaCCATGGTATCCCAACTGTCCAGCAAACTCGCCTGACcttaaccccatagaaaatctatgcggtattgtgaagaggaagattcgatatgccagacccaacaatgcagaagagctgaaggccattatcagagcaacctgggctctcataacacctgagcagtgcCATAGACTGATAGACTCCATGCCACCTGCATTGCTTTagtaattcaggcaaaaggagccccaactaagtattgagtgctgtacatgctcatacttttcaCTTTGCCCAAatttctaaaaatcctttctttgtattggtcttaagTAATATTAAATTTTCTGAGATATTGAATTTAGGATTTTATAGGCATTGTAACTTTCTTTGAATTCTAAATCTATTGGATAATAGTAATTTCAttagtaataattttacatttgttacaCTGACGCTGTATTTATTTGTTGACATGGTGATGTGTTTGAGGGGTGAAGTTGGCAAAAGCTTAAGCAGTTCCTAAACTGCTTTAAAGGTTATGAAATACAGAACAATAAAGCAAAGAGTTATTGCTACCACAAACCAAAATACCAGCAGTATGAACTAAATGGCAACTTTTAACCATGTTCTTTTTCTCCAGGTGACTATGACCGGTTTAGGCCGGAAGGAACAGAAAAGACCATTACCGTGAAACAGCACTTCACACACCCACAATACAATCCTATCACACGGCACAATGACATAGCTCTGTTGCAATTACTTGGACCAGCAACATTTTCAAACTACATACTTCCAGCATGCCTTCCTAGCCACGACTTGGCAGAGCAGGTGCTGCATCGCAACGGCACTCTGACGATAGTCACTGGCTGGGGCAAAAAAAATGAGACAGATCATCGTTACAGTGACACTTTAAACTTCATTGAAATTCCACTTGTAGACACCAAAGAGTGTTCCAAGCATATGATGAACAATCTGACGCAAAACATGTTATGTGCTGGTGTGCTGGGCCAGGTCAAAGATGCTTGTGAAGTAGACAGTGGGGGTCCGATGATGACCCTGTTTCATGATACATGGTTCCTGTTAGGTCTGGTGTCCTGGGGAGAAGGCTGTGGGCACAGAGACAAACTGGGCATCTACACTAAAGTGTCCAGCTATTTGGATTGGATAGATAGTGTTCGTCAGGGGCAGGTTAAGGTTTAAAGTTTAGGTCTCTGACATGTTTCTTGTTCAACCTGTCATTGAAATTAAATCTGTCAAAGAGGTCAATGTGCACTCTTAGTAAAATGATTTATGTGTAAAGCACAATGATGCTGCTACTTCATTGTCTGTATGGTAAAGGAAATTTGACTGACAGTCACTAAACACATTCTGTGTTTTAATGAagtttaacatacatttgcatagtAATCTTGCAACATGAATAATGTTACTATGTGATTGCTTCATAGATAAAAAGTAACAAATAATTACAGTAGGATAGGGATAGGAAATTCATTTGCTAAAATACAGTGTTAAACTGTTAAGCGTCGCCGTCCCGAATACGGAacacctaagtttgcattaatattgttgatgtaaattgtaatctatcactacaaactatatatatcgttggaaaggtctaagcctccagaatagacatttcaacagtgttttataaaataaattatgtagggagagtaattgattcatttatgaagagagtgtgcctcaaaaaatttattttttgctaaatgtcactgtcccaccagcaggaTGACTACATTCacttcaatgtttgcatatgaattcttatctaatcatgacaaactgtatatt of Misgurnus anguillicaudatus chromosome 2, ASM2758022v2, whole genome shotgun sequence contains these proteins:
- the LOC141349732 gene encoding vitamin K-dependent protein C-like — encoded protein: MMRNLFLYISLLVIFCADRALCKSVFSSSPKAHMLLRSRRANTFMEEFKAPSLERECKEEVCDFEEAREIFNTREATMEFWTVYLDGNQCDSHPCVNGKCVDLFQDYSCICSPGFEGRRCDLRSTATNCSVNNGDCDHDCRKTEDGLGRICSCIKGYQLQDNARNCAPKNEASCGQILITKSPYPKQQVKGVQLCFLGTVSKKGESPWQVLILNHLGKFHCGGVLIDENWVLTAAHCLETSSRFRVRLGDYDRFRPEGTEKTITVKQHFTHPQYNPITRHNDIALLQLLGPATFSNYILPACLPSHDLAEQVLHRNGTLTIVTGWGKKNETDHRYSDTLNFIEIPLVDTKECSKHMMNNLTQNMLCAGVLGQVKDACEVDSGGPMMTLFHDTWFLLGLVSWGEGCGHRDKLGIYTKVSSYLDWIDSVRQGQVKV